One region of Roseovarius faecimaris genomic DNA includes:
- the putA gene encoding bifunctional proline dehydrogenase/L-glutamate gamma-semialdehyde dehydrogenase PutA: MLAPLDARRLIDTATYADEATTLDRLIAEAALSPDDRARITARGADLVRAIRNHSSPGLMEVFLAEYGLSTDEGIALMCLAEALLRVPDAETIDALIEDKIAPSDWGKHMGHSTSPLVNASTWALMLTGKVLQEDSPGPVGHLRSAIKRLGEPVIRTAVGRAMKEMGRQFVLGETIQSAMDRAAGMEKKGYTYSYDMLGEAARTDADATRYHLAYSRAITAISSACTHKDIRKNPGISVKLSALHPRYEVAHRAQVMDILMPRLRSLALLAKSAGMGLNIDAEEADRLALSMDVIEATLSEPSLAGWDGFGVVVQAYGQRAGHVLDYLHDLATRLDRRIMVRLVKGAYWDTEIKRAQVAGVDGFPVFTAKAATDISYIANARKLLSMTDRIYPQFATHNAHTVAAILDMADDKQAFEFQRLHGMGEALHDLVMKAENTRCRIYAPVGAHRDLLAYLVRRLLENGANSSFVNQIVDEDVPPEQVARDPFDAISDAPPALPTGPELFAPERSNSKGFDLRHEPTLEEVEAARAPFATHEWAARPLLAGQARPQPPEPVANPANPSDQPGTVATASKDDIETALAAATAWDAPRATRAEVLNRVADLYEENFGEIFALLAREAGKTQLDAVAELREAVDFLRYYAANAPERDPVGVFTCISPWNFPLAIFTGQISAALAAGNAVLSKPAEQTPLIAHFAVSLMHKAGVPTSALQLLPGAGDVGAALTSDARIGGVAFTGSTETALKIRSAMARHMAPGAPLIAETGGLNAMIVDSTALPEQAVQAIVESAFQSAGQRCSALRCLYVQEDIAESFTEMLTGAMDALCIGDPWHLSTDCGPVIDDEAHRGIFAHIQQARADGRLMHEIATPNTGTFIAPTLIRVNGIADMKREIFGPVLHLATFGSDELDEVIDAINATGYGLTFGLMTRIDDRVQHVTERVEAGNHYVNRNQIGAIVGSQPFGGEGLSGTGPKAGGPNYLARFSAHVAPAAGSGWEGPMPADVMQEAVTRANADSAPAPVDMVLPGPTGESNRLTARARPALLCLGPGAEAAALQARAVRELGGVAVEATGGLPAEALTPMHGISGVLHWGPEQDAREYVEALAQREGPIVPLITGLPDLGHVRLERHVCVDTTAAGGNAALLGGTS, encoded by the coding sequence ATGCTTGCCCCCCTCGACGCCCGCCGCCTGATCGACACAGCCACCTATGCCGATGAAGCCACCACGCTGGACCGCCTGATCGCCGAAGCCGCGCTCAGCCCTGATGACCGCGCCCGGATTACCGCACGCGGCGCCGATCTGGTGCGGGCGATCCGCAACCATTCGAGCCCGGGGCTGATGGAGGTCTTTCTGGCCGAATACGGGCTCAGCACGGACGAAGGGATCGCGCTGATGTGTCTTGCCGAGGCGCTGTTGCGGGTGCCCGATGCCGAGACGATCGATGCCCTGATCGAGGACAAGATCGCGCCCTCGGACTGGGGCAAGCATATGGGGCATTCGACCTCGCCGCTGGTCAATGCGTCAACCTGGGCGCTGATGCTGACGGGCAAGGTTCTGCAAGAGGACAGCCCCGGCCCGGTGGGTCATTTGCGAAGCGCCATTAAACGCCTGGGTGAGCCGGTGATCCGCACCGCCGTGGGCCGTGCGATGAAGGAAATGGGCCGCCAGTTTGTCCTGGGCGAGACAATCCAGAGCGCCATGGACCGCGCTGCGGGGATGGAGAAGAAGGGTTATACCTATTCCTATGACATGCTTGGCGAGGCCGCGCGCACCGATGCGGATGCCACGCGCTATCATCTGGCCTATTCCCGCGCGATCACCGCGATTTCAAGCGCTTGCACCCATAAGGATATCCGTAAAAACCCCGGTATTTCGGTAAAGCTTTCGGCACTGCATCCGCGCTACGAGGTGGCACATCGCGCCCAGGTGATGGACATATTGATGCCGCGTCTGCGGTCGCTCGCCCTGCTGGCGAAGTCGGCAGGCATGGGTCTGAACATCGACGCGGAAGAGGCCGATCGGCTCGCACTGTCGATGGATGTGATCGAGGCCACGCTGTCAGAGCCGAGCCTGGCGGGCTGGGACGGTTTCGGCGTGGTGGTGCAGGCCTATGGTCAGCGCGCAGGCCATGTTCTGGACTACCTGCACGACCTGGCGACACGGCTGGACCGCCGGATCATGGTGCGGCTGGTAAAGGGCGCCTATTGGGATACGGAGATCAAACGCGCGCAGGTCGCCGGGGTCGATGGCTTTCCGGTCTTTACCGCAAAAGCCGCGACCGACATCTCTTATATCGCCAATGCCCGCAAACTGCTGAGCATGACCGACCGGATTTATCCGCAATTCGCCACTCACAACGCGCATACGGTGGCCGCGATCCTCGACATGGCGGACGACAAGCAGGCCTTCGAATTCCAGCGCCTGCACGGTATGGGCGAGGCTTTGCATGACCTCGTGATGAAGGCCGAAAACACCCGGTGCCGGATCTACGCCCCGGTGGGCGCGCATCGCGACCTGCTGGCCTATCTGGTGCGCCGCCTTCTGGAAAACGGTGCCAATTCGAGCTTTGTCAACCAGATCGTCGATGAGGATGTACCGCCGGAACAGGTGGCGCGCGACCCGTTCGACGCGATCAGTGATGCGCCGCCTGCACTGCCGACCGGCCCTGAGCTATTTGCACCGGAACGCAGCAATTCCAAAGGGTTCGACCTCAGACATGAACCAACGCTTGAAGAGGTCGAGGCCGCCCGCGCCCCCTTTGCCACCCACGAATGGGCGGCCCGCCCCCTGCTTGCAGGCCAGGCGCGGCCGCAACCGCCCGAGCCTGTCGCAAACCCCGCCAACCCCTCGGATCAGCCGGGCACCGTGGCCACGGCAAGCAAAGATGATATCGAAACCGCGCTGGCCGCCGCAACGGCCTGGGACGCGCCGCGCGCCACCCGTGCCGAGGTGCTCAACCGTGTGGCCGACCTTTACGAGGAAAACTTCGGGGAAATTTTCGCGCTTCTGGCGCGGGAGGCAGGCAAGACCCAGCTCGACGCGGTTGCAGAGCTGCGCGAGGCTGTGGATTTCCTGCGCTACTACGCCGCGAATGCGCCGGAACGCGATCCGGTGGGCGTGTTCACCTGCATCAGCCCCTGGAATTTCCCCCTGGCCATTTTCACGGGGCAGATCAGTGCCGCGCTGGCCGCTGGCAATGCCGTGCTGTCGAAACCCGCCGAACAGACGCCGCTGATTGCGCATTTTGCCGTGTCGCTCATGCACAAGGCAGGCGTTCCGACCAGCGCGCTGCAGCTTTTGCCCGGCGCGGGCGATGTGGGCGCCGCACTCACCTCAGACGCGCGGATCGGCGGCGTGGCCTTTACAGGCTCGACCGAAACCGCCCTGAAAATCCGCTCTGCCATGGCGCGGCACATGGCGCCCGGCGCGCCGCTGATCGCCGAGACCGGCGGGCTGAACGCGATGATCGTGGACAGCACCGCCCTGCCCGAACAAGCGGTTCAGGCGATTGTCGAAAGCGCGTTCCAATCCGCCGGCCAGCGCTGCTCGGCGCTGCGCTGTCTCTATGTGCAGGAGGACATTGCCGAGAGTTTCACCGAAATGCTGACCGGCGCGATGGATGCACTTTGCATAGGTGACCCGTGGCACTTATCCACAGATTGCGGCCCTGTGATTGATGATGAGGCACATCGGGGTATTTTTGCCCACATTCAACAGGCGCGTGCCGACGGGCGGCTGATGCATGAGATCGCCACCCCGAATACCGGCACGTTCATCGCGCCCACGCTCATCCGGGTGAACGGGATCGCCGATATGAAACGCGAGATTTTCGGGCCGGTGCTGCATTTGGCGACGTTCGGCTCGGACGAGTTGGACGAGGTGATCGACGCCATCAACGCCACGGGCTACGGGCTGACCTTCGGCCTGATGACCCGGATCGACGACCGCGTGCAACACGTGACCGAGCGCGTCGAGGCCGGAAACCACTATGTCAACCGCAACCAGATTGGCGCCATCGTGGGCAGCCAGCCCTTCGGAGGAGAAGGGCTGTCGGGCACCGGGCCGAAAGCTGGCGGGCCGAATTACCTGGCCCGCTTCTCGGCCCATGTGGCGCCTGCGGCAGGCTCGGGTTGGGAGGGCCCGATGCCTGCCGATGTCATGCAAGAGGCCGTCACGCGCGCCAATGCTGACAGCGCCCCTGCCCCCGTGGATATGGTTCTGCCGGGTCCGACGGGCGAATCCAACCGGCTGACCGCCCGTGCCCGCCCGGCACTGCTGTGCCTCGGCCCCGGCGCCGAGGCGGCGGCCCTGCAGGCCCGCGCGGTGCGCGAGTTGGGAGGCGTGGCGGTCGAGGCCACCGGCGGGCTGCCCGCAGAGGCGCTGACCCCGATGCACGGCATTTCGGGTGTGCTGCACTGGGGTCCGGAGCAGGACGCGCGGGAGTATGTGGAGGCGCTGGCACAGCGCGAGGGGCCGATCGTACCGCTGATCACCGGCCTGCCCGATCTGGGTCATGTGCGGCTGGAGCGCCATGTCTGCGTCGACACCACCGCGGCGGGCGGCAACGCCGCGCTTTTGGGGGGAACATCTTGA
- a CDS encoding rhomboid family intramembrane serine protease produces MLPIRDHNPSGRTPYVTYALMAINIVVFISYWPLFADPRGLNEFFYEWSMVPVLVTMEGTYHTIFTSMFLHGGFMHLAGNMLFLWIFGDNMEDEMGHFGYLLFYLAAGMGAGLAHVAAGPYSQVPTVGASGAIAGVMGGYLLLFPKARVDILLILIVYFRIFSIPAWIMLGVWFAIQLFGGAGSDLNSGGVAYWAHAGGFVVGLVLTLPVFLRRGGPGFWDKTDGHPPHPEAKYPYVKSNIPVIKRK; encoded by the coding sequence ATGCTTCCGATCCGCGATCATAACCCGTCGGGGCGTACGCCCTATGTGACCTACGCCCTGATGGCCATCAATATCGTGGTGTTCATCAGCTACTGGCCGCTATTCGCGGATCCGCGCGGGCTCAACGAGTTCTTCTACGAATGGTCCATGGTGCCCGTGCTGGTGACAATGGAAGGCACGTATCACACCATTTTCACGTCGATGTTCCTGCATGGCGGCTTCATGCATCTGGCCGGCAACATGCTGTTCTTGTGGATCTTCGGCGACAATATGGAAGATGAGATGGGCCATTTCGGCTATCTGCTGTTCTATCTCGCCGCAGGGATGGGCGCAGGGCTGGCGCATGTGGCGGCAGGGCCATATTCACAGGTGCCGACGGTGGGCGCGTCGGGGGCGATTGCCGGGGTGATGGGCGGGTATCTTCTGCTTTTCCCGAAGGCGCGAGTCGATATCCTATTGATTTTGATCGTCTATTTTCGAATTTTCTCGATCCCGGCCTGGATCATGCTGGGCGTGTGGTTCGCAATCCAGCTTTTTGGCGGGGCCGGGTCGGACCTGAACAGCGGCGGCGTGGCATACTGGGCGCATGCGGGTGGCTTCGTTGTCGGGCTTGTGCTGACCTTGCCGGTGTTCCTGCGCCGTGGCGGACCAGGATTCTGGGACAAGACAGACGGGCATCCGCCCCATCCGGAGGCCAAATATCCCTATGTCAAAAGCAATATCCCCGTGATCAAACGCAAATAG
- a CDS encoding GFA family protein, with product MKASCHCGAVELEISLLNGLEGAHRCTCSFCKRRAAPNVSVPLEALRVVKGADNLTLYTWGTHTAQHYFCKTCGIYTHHQRRSNPNEYGVNLGAMEGVNPADHEPMPWLDGQNHPSDQ from the coding sequence ATGAAAGCAAGCTGTCACTGCGGGGCTGTTGAACTGGAGATATCCCTGCTCAACGGGCTGGAGGGCGCACATCGCTGCACCTGCAGCTTCTGCAAGCGCCGCGCCGCACCCAATGTGTCGGTGCCGCTGGAGGCGCTGCGCGTGGTGAAAGGGGCTGACAATCTGACGCTTTACACCTGGGGCACGCACACGGCGCAGCATTATTTCTGCAAGACCTGCGGGATCTACACCCACCATCAGCGCCGCTCGAACCCGAATGAATACGGTGTGAACCTGGGCGCGATGGAGGGGGTAAACCCCGCCGATCATGAACCCATGCCCTGGCTTGACGGGCAGAACCATCCGTCGGATCAGTAG